Below is a genomic region from Gemmatimonadota bacterium.
GGGAAAGTCAAGGACACGTGGAACAGCCTGGTGGACGACTTCCTGGGCCTGGATTTCATACGGGACCGGGGTTCGGTGTACAACCCCTTCGAGCGCGTGGACAAGCTTGAGTACGCGCTCCGGTTCACGCGGGACGTTCCGTTGGGCCTGTCCGGTGCGCTGGGTGCGTGGTGGAATCGTGTGGCGGGCGATTCAGCGGATTCCTACTTTGCCCACGCGGCCAGGGAGAAAGCGGTTGTAGACCAGGAAGCCCGCTTCGCGGTGTACGGACACACCCATCATCACGAAATCGTGCCGCTCGACGTCGCGCCGGAGAACGGGCGCCGGGGAGCGCAGGTCTACTTCAACGCGGGCACCTGGCGCTGTGTGCACCGTCTCGCCCGATCCTCCCGTTCAGGCCGGGCCTTCATCTCCTGGGACGTCATGACCTACCTGGCCTTTTTCCAGGACGACGAACGAAAGGGACGGCCCTACGCGTGCTGGTCCGGGGCACTGGGGAAAGGCTTCGATTAACGCCTTTTGATCCGTGGCGGGCAGCCGCCTGTGCACGGACGTTTCCGACGCCTGTGCACGGTCGTTTCCAGCGTCTCTCCCTCGGCGCGCGGCGGTTCTTTTCCCTTGACTTGCAGGGGCTCGCGCCCTACCATGGTGCTGTTGTCTTGGGAGATCCGGGGACGGTTTGCCGGGGTGGTGGAATTGGTAGACACAGGAGACTTAAAATCTCCCGGACCTCAATAGTCCGTGCCGGTTCGAGTCCGGCCCTCGGCATTCGGGGTCATGAACACACTGGTGAATGCTGATTTGCAGGGCGCTTAGCTCAGATGGTTAGAGTGCCACGTTGACATCGTGGAGGTCAGTGGTTCGATCCCACTAGCGCCCATTCGATTCCGAACCGTATAGCTGCCCGGCACGGGTCTCCCCGGCCGGGTTTCTCATGCCTACTCGATCCCCAACCTGATGTTGTTATCCGCAACCTGTTGCTGTTATCCGCAACCTGTTGCTATTCCGCATGAAGATCACGGACGTCAAAGCCGTCTACCCGTCACGGAACAAGAAAGGGACGGGCGCCTGGCAGGAATACTACTGGCAGATCGTGGTCCGGGTGGATACGGACGCGGGTGTGAACGGGTACGGTTATGGCGGGGGCGGCGAGCCCGGCAAACTGATCGTCAACGGCCACCTGCGCGATGCGCTGGTCGGCAGGTCCATCGGGAGCGTGGACGATATCCGCCGGGTCTGGGACAACCTTTACTTCAAATCCCTGCCGTACGGCCGCGGCGGCGTCACCATCATGGCCCTGAGCGGGATCGACCTGGCCCTGTGGGACCTGCTCGGAAAGGCCGAGGGCAGGCCCGTGTACGACCTGATCGGAGGATTGAAGAAGGACAGGATCCGCGCCTACGCGACCGGGGGCGATTTGTCACAGGTCCGCGACCAGGGCTATACCGCGGTGAAGCGATCGCACCAGTGGCGTTCAGAGGCCGACTACGATTCGGCCGTGGTCCAGGCGGCCCGATGCAGGGAGATGTTCGGCCGGGACGCGCTGCTCATGTTCGATTGCTACATGTCCTGGGATAACGTAATTGCATTGCGGATGCGCGAAATCCTGGACGATTATGCGCCTTACTGGTTCGAGGATCTTGTCACACCGGACCATCTGACCGAGCTGGCGGAACTCCGGCCCCGGCTGGCCCCGGTGCTGCTGGCCGGCGGTGAGCATGACTTCTCCCACCACGCCTTCGCCGCCATCGCCCGAGCCGGCGCCCTGGACCTGTGGCAGCCGGATATCACGTGGTGCGGCGGCATTACGGCCGGACTTCGAATCGTCGATATGGCGAGGTCACACGGCGTGCCCGTATGCCCCCATCGCGGCGGTGAGATCTGGGGGCTGCACCTGATCGCGGCCACGGAGTGCATGGACCTGGCGGAGACCCACCCGGACCGGTGGAGCGGCGGGGAGGACGCGGTCCTGATCGACGAGCCCGTGGTGTCGGAAGGCAGCATCGCACCGTCCGGCCGTCCGGGATTCGGCGTCACGCCGAGACCGGAATTTGCCTGAACTTCGGTGTAACCTGCATCCGCTCCCGTGGAATCTCAGGAGGCGTTTCGGATTCCCCTATCTCGATGAAACTGTGTGATTTGTGGTTTATTCCCCGGCTCGATCGGGGAATTGACGCCGGATCATATCCGGCATGTTGATGCATCGGCATGAACCGCGCCTCGTACTGCAGCACGGCGGCGCAAAAAGGAAAGGAGGAGTTATGATATCTGAACAACGGAGGTGTGACGACTGATCTGATCAGTTGA
It encodes:
- a CDS encoding mandelate racemase/muconate lactonizing enzyme family protein, with translation MKITDVKAVYPSRNKKGTGAWQEYYWQIVVRVDTDAGVNGYGYGGGGEPGKLIVNGHLRDALVGRSIGSVDDIRRVWDNLYFKSLPYGRGGVTIMALSGIDLALWDLLGKAEGRPVYDLIGGLKKDRIRAYATGGDLSQVRDQGYTAVKRSHQWRSEADYDSAVVQAARCREMFGRDALLMFDCYMSWDNVIALRMREILDDYAPYWFEDLVTPDHLTELAELRPRLAPVLLAGGEHDFSHHAFAAIARAGALDLWQPDITWCGGITAGLRIVDMARSHGVPVCPHRGGEIWGLHLIAATECMDLAETHPDRWSGGEDAVLIDEPVVSEGSIAPSGRPGFGVTPRPEFA